A single window of Colletotrichum higginsianum IMI 349063 chromosome 8, whole genome shotgun sequence DNA harbors:
- a CDS encoding putative Alcohol dehydrogenase codes for MGGESSFNRAVVYTEPGTTKTEVVELPIPKPGPGEVLVRLQYSGVCHTDYGFCMNAFSSVPFPTPTGMSLRSQDCRRVGRILTAGITGQVGGHEGQ; via the exons ATGGGCGGCGAGAGCAGCTTCAACCGCGCCGTCGTGTACACGGAGCCCGGCACCACCAAGACAGAGGTCGTGGAACTCCCGATTCCGAAACCTGGCCCGGGAGAAGTCCTGGTTCGTCT GCAGTACTCCGGGGTCTGTCATACTGATTACGGGTTTTGCATGAATGCATTCTCATCAGTACCCTTTCCTACACCCACAGGTATGTCACTGAGGTCACAGGATTGCCGTCGTGTAGGCCGGATTCTGACAGCAGGTATCACAGGACAAGTTGGTGGTCACGAAGGTCAGTGA